A single window of Cytobacillus dafuensis DNA harbors:
- a CDS encoding LutB/LldF family L-lactate oxidation iron-sulfur protein, translated as MAMKIGNDHFNERVDAGINNAFMRGAVSLGQERLQTRRLLAAEELGNWEEWRSLGEEIRQHVLDNLDFYLFQLSENVTNRGGHVFFAETTEEARQYIRDVIEKKNAHKIVKSKSMVTEEIHLNACLEEIGCEVIETDLGEYILQLDDHDPPSHIVAPAIHKNKEQIRDVFSKKLSYEKTEKPEELAAHARKMLRKEFLAADVGITGCNFAVAETGSITLVTNEGNADLVTALPKTQITVMGMERLVPTFEEMEVLVSLLTRSAVGQKLTSYITVLTGPRCEGEIDGPEDFHLVIVDNGRSKILGGEFHSILQCIRCAACVNVCPVYRHVGGHSYGSIYSGPIGAVLSPLLGGYEDYKELPYASTLCGACTEACPVKIPLHELLHKHRQVIVEREGKAPISEKMAMKAFGLGAASASIYKIGSKLAPTAMNPFTVGDKISKGPGPLKAWTEIRDFPAPNKERFRDWFNNRDKGGK; from the coding sequence GTGGCTATGAAAATAGGCAATGATCATTTTAATGAGAGAGTCGATGCTGGAATTAACAATGCCTTTATGAGAGGAGCTGTTTCTTTAGGTCAAGAAAGGCTTCAAACTAGGCGGCTTTTGGCTGCTGAGGAGCTAGGAAACTGGGAGGAATGGCGCTCACTTGGAGAAGAAATCAGGCAGCATGTTCTTGATAACTTAGATTTCTATTTATTTCAGTTAAGTGAGAATGTGACGAATAGAGGTGGACATGTATTTTTTGCGGAAACAACAGAAGAAGCAAGACAATATATTCGAGATGTTATTGAAAAGAAAAACGCGCACAAGATCGTGAAATCAAAGTCAATGGTTACCGAAGAAATTCATTTAAATGCCTGCCTAGAGGAAATAGGTTGTGAAGTGATAGAAACCGATTTAGGAGAATACATTTTACAGCTTGATGATCATGATCCACCTTCCCATATAGTTGCCCCTGCAATTCATAAGAATAAAGAGCAAATTAGGGATGTTTTCTCAAAAAAATTAAGCTATGAAAAAACAGAGAAACCAGAAGAATTAGCAGCACATGCCCGGAAAATGCTTCGGAAGGAGTTTTTGGCAGCTGATGTAGGGATTACAGGCTGCAATTTTGCAGTAGCGGAAACAGGTTCAATTACATTAGTAACAAATGAAGGGAATGCAGATCTTGTGACAGCTCTGCCGAAAACGCAAATTACTGTTATGGGGATGGAAAGACTTGTTCCAACATTTGAGGAAATGGAAGTTCTCGTAAGCTTATTAACAAGGAGTGCGGTTGGTCAAAAGCTTACAAGCTATATCACAGTTTTGACTGGACCTAGGTGTGAAGGGGAAATAGATGGTCCTGAAGATTTTCATCTAGTAATCGTGGATAATGGACGGTCTAAAATACTTGGTGGTGAATTTCATTCCATTCTGCAATGCATTCGATGTGCAGCTTGTGTGAATGTTTGTCCAGTATACCGTCATGTTGGCGGACATTCTTATGGATCTATTTACTCTGGGCCTATCGGAGCGGTGTTATCTCCATTATTAGGAGGGTATGAAGATTATAAGGAGCTACCTTATGCCTCGACATTATGTGGCGCCTGTACAGAGGCATGCCCTGTGAAAATTCCATTACACGAGCTACTTCATAAACACCGACAAGTAATCGTCGAGCGGGAGGGAAAAGCGCCAATCTCAGAAAAAATGGCTATGAAAGCCTTTGGCCTTGGGGCAGCATCAGCATCAATATATAAAATTGGATCAAAGCTTGCACCAACTGCGATGAATCCCTTTACTGTTGGAGATAAAATTTCTAAAGGACCAGGTCCGCTAAAGGCTTGGACGGAAATTCGCGACTTTCCAGCGCCAAATAAAGAAAGATTTCGAGACTGGTTTAATAATCGCGATAAAGGGGGGAAATAA
- a CDS encoding LutC/YkgG family protein — translation MSGEVQNRDVFLHKIAQRLGRNQVAKAVERPIWSFHPQDTVLKGASTDELLEVLIKQCKSIHTDIFVTNKTGLSEVLNNIVIEFGGGSIVRGKDPRFEEYGLSPLFNQIWPNENIDIYEWDSTKDDVNIKNAEKASIGITISDITLAESGTSVLFSSKDRGRSINFLPLASVIIIPKSSTVPRMTQAARLIRDKIKKGEHLSSCINFITGPSNSADIEMNLVVGVHGPVKAAYVVVEDV, via the coding sequence GTGAGTGGGGAAGTTCAAAACAGAGATGTATTCCTTCATAAAATTGCTCAACGTTTAGGGAGAAATCAAGTGGCTAAAGCTGTAGAAAGGCCAATATGGAGCTTTCATCCACAGGATACAGTCTTAAAGGGTGCAAGCACAGATGAATTACTTGAGGTACTAATAAAGCAATGTAAAAGCATTCACACAGACATTTTTGTTACCAATAAAACAGGGTTATCAGAAGTATTAAATAATATTGTAATTGAGTTTGGCGGAGGATCGATTGTAAGAGGGAAGGACCCTCGATTTGAAGAATATGGACTTTCACCTCTTTTTAATCAAATTTGGCCGAATGAAAATATCGACATTTATGAGTGGGACTCCACTAAAGATGATGTGAATATCAAAAATGCAGAGAAGGCAAGCATAGGGATAACTATTAGTGACATTACTTTAGCCGAATCAGGAACATCAGTCCTTTTCAGTAGTAAGGATAGAGGAAGAAGCATTAATTTCTTACCTTTAGCGTCAGTTATAATTATTCCAAAAAGCTCTACTGTCCCTCGTATGACTCAGGCAGCTAGACTCATAAGGGACAAAATAAAAAAAGGTGAGCATCTTTCCTCCTGCATAAATTTCATTACAGGTCCAAGCAACTCGGCAGATATTGAAATGAACTTAGTTGTCGGAGTACATGGGCCAGTGAAAGCTGCTTATGTCGTTGTAGAGGATGTATAA
- a CDS encoding GNAT family N-acetyltransferase, with the protein MEIIYETKRLCLCVFDDIHLDSVKEFWGDEEVMTLCNGSSPHNVLLQVMNGYRKCHYANALSVYAVLDKEANEIIGAAGFNITGPLDNVELIYHFSKKSWGKGFATEAANACLVLAKNHGKVRLITASADPQNKGSLKILEKIGFTYKGTKWFEDTEQEEPYYEYKV; encoded by the coding sequence ATGGAAATAATATATGAAACTAAACGTCTATGTTTATGTGTTTTTGATGACATTCATCTGGATTCCGTTAAAGAGTTTTGGGGTGATGAAGAAGTTATGACCCTATGTAATGGATCTTCCCCACATAATGTTTTACTTCAAGTAATGAATGGCTATCGCAAATGCCATTATGCAAACGCTCTTTCTGTATATGCTGTATTAGACAAAGAAGCTAATGAAATTATTGGGGCTGCAGGTTTTAACATCACAGGTCCTTTAGACAATGTTGAATTAATTTATCATTTTAGTAAGAAATCTTGGGGAAAGGGTTTTGCCACAGAAGCAGCAAATGCTTGTTTAGTTCTTGCCAAAAACCATGGTAAAGTTCGCTTGATTACCGCATCTGCTGATCCTCAAAATAAAGGTTCATTAAAAATACTAGAAAAAATCGGTTTTACATATAAAGGGACAAAATGGTTTGAAGATACTGAACAAGAAGAGCCTTATTACGAATATAAAGTTTAG
- a CDS encoding L,D-transpeptidase encodes MARWIDVSTSKHQLKLFDGNRLIKTYPIAVGKILSPTPSGTYKIINKQPNPGGPFGVLWMGLSQPHYGIHGTNNPASIGKDVSHGCIRMFNQDVLDLSSKVPVGTSVYIHR; translated from the coding sequence ATGGCGAGATGGATTGACGTATCTACTTCAAAACATCAATTAAAGCTTTTTGATGGAAATAGGCTAATAAAAACTTACCCCATTGCAGTAGGAAAAATACTATCACCAACACCTTCAGGGACATACAAAATCATCAATAAACAACCTAATCCCGGCGGACCATTTGGTGTGCTGTGGATGGGATTGTCACAACCTCATTACGGTATACACGGAACAAATAACCCAGCATCAATTGGAAAGGATGTCTCACATGGATGTATTAGAATGTTTAATCAAGATGTTCTAGATTTATCTTCTAAAGTTCCGGTTGGTACTAGTGTTTATATTCATAGATGA
- a CDS encoding GNAT family N-acetyltransferase translates to MKILETERLILRLQTTDDAAFILELLNDPSWLQFIGDRGVRTLEDARAYILNGAVRSYEQFGFCFYLVERKEDHVPIGICGLVKRDTLEDVDLGYAFLPKYWGKGYAYEAASSVMAYAKDTLGLNRIVAITAQDNHASAKLLEKVGLQFERLIQLPNDSEELKLFAFEA, encoded by the coding sequence TTGAAAATTCTTGAAACTGAAAGACTTATCCTACGCTTACAAACAACTGATGATGCAGCATTTATTTTAGAGCTTTTAAATGACCCCTCATGGCTGCAATTTATAGGCGATCGCGGTGTGAGAACTCTTGAAGACGCACGGGCTTATATTTTGAATGGAGCGGTTCGCTCGTATGAACAATTCGGATTCTGTTTCTATTTGGTGGAGCGAAAGGAAGATCATGTTCCGATTGGAATCTGTGGTCTTGTAAAAAGAGATACATTGGAAGATGTCGATCTTGGATATGCCTTTCTGCCAAAGTATTGGGGAAAAGGATATGCCTATGAAGCAGCCTCTTCTGTAATGGCATATGCAAAAGATACTCTGGGGTTAAATCGCATTGTGGCGATCACCGCTCAAGACAATCACGCTTCTGCCAAACTGCTTGAAAAAGTGGGATTACAGTTTGAACGACTGATTCAGCTCCCTAATGATTCTGAAGAACTTAAGCTATTTGCATTTGAAGCTTAA
- a CDS encoding acyltransferase family protein: MQKREYYFDNAKFILIFLVVFGHFLRSYISENETVYTLYKLIYTFHMPAFILISGFFAKGFNKQGYIAKISKKLILPYIIFQVIYSFFYYFLYNESSIEVDPLTPHWSLWFLISLFSWNIMLILFTKIKPIISIIVAFAIGLIVGYADWITEFLSLSRTFVFFPLFLIGYYLKKEHFSLIVLPKAKIASISIFIIVFTGFYLFPDMNHEWLLGSKPYSEMGVDSIAAVFARLAFYILSLIMVFSFFSLVPRKQYFFTTVGKNTLYVYLLHGFFVRLFRESNIQNYFTEPKNFLLLAGISLVLTLLLSSKMTIPFAQPLIELSTSKLKNLQRRAATIFKYYRKKLLN; the protein is encoded by the coding sequence ATGCAAAAGCGTGAATATTATTTTGATAACGCAAAATTTATTTTAATTTTTTTAGTTGTATTTGGACATTTTCTACGGTCTTATATTTCAGAAAATGAGACTGTTTATACATTATATAAGCTGATTTACACCTTTCATATGCCTGCATTTATTTTAATATCAGGCTTTTTTGCTAAAGGCTTTAATAAGCAAGGTTATATAGCGAAAATATCGAAAAAGTTAATCCTTCCTTATATCATATTTCAGGTTATATATTCATTTTTTTATTATTTTCTATACAATGAGTCGTCTATTGAGGTTGATCCACTAACACCACATTGGTCCTTATGGTTTTTGATTAGTTTATTTTCCTGGAATATAATGCTTATTCTATTTACAAAAATAAAGCCCATCATCTCAATCATTGTCGCTTTTGCTATTGGATTAATTGTTGGATATGCTGATTGGATTACTGAATTTTTAAGCTTATCAAGAACTTTTGTGTTTTTCCCGCTTTTTTTAATTGGCTACTATTTAAAGAAAGAGCATTTTTCTTTAATCGTGTTACCTAAAGCAAAGATTGCTTCAATATCCATTTTTATTATCGTTTTTACTGGTTTTTATTTATTTCCGGATATGAATCATGAATGGCTCCTTGGATCGAAACCCTATTCAGAGATGGGGGTAGATTCCATTGCGGCAGTTTTTGCACGGCTTGCCTTCTATATATTAAGCCTAATAATGGTCTTTAGTTTTTTCTCTCTTGTTCCAAGGAAACAATATTTCTTTACAACTGTAGGTAAGAATACTCTTTATGTTTATTTACTTCATGGGTTCTTTGTACGTCTTTTTAGGGAAAGCAATATACAAAACTATTTTACTGAGCCAAAAAACTTTCTTTTGCTAGCAGGAATCTCTTTAGTTCTCACCTTGCTATTATCGAGCAAAATGACCATTCCATTTGCACAGCCGTTAATCGAATTAAGTACATCAAAGCTCAAAAATTTGCAGAGAAGAGCAGCTACTATTTTTAAGTATTATAGAAAAAAGCTATTAAACTAA
- a CDS encoding 2-oxoacid:acceptor oxidoreductase family protein, translated as MSILPKKNELGFFEIRLESIGGLGANLAGKMLAEAGVLGLGLNGSNFSSYGSEKKGSPVKSFIRFCDNDVEIRAHSPIEQPHVIGVFHEALYKTVDVVSGLMPDGILLVNSIRSFDDIKKDLKLEYGTLAIVDALQIAVEEKTKVNTAMLGALFRICDFLDPESMKNVIRSTFEKKYPHLVEPNIRTFERGYNEVQFKTYETPEDAIGKEFSRPLPLLGYETQEIGGVITAQANSILKDLSGSRQGFLPKFEQEQCINCAACDTVCPDYCFVWEEGEDKRGRKQMFLKGIDYQYCKGCLKCVEACPTAALSELRESIGYAESHWVKQSFPYIVGGIS; from the coding sequence ATGTCAATTTTACCTAAGAAAAATGAACTTGGATTTTTTGAAATTAGACTGGAGTCAATTGGTGGACTAGGTGCCAATTTGGCTGGGAAAATGCTGGCGGAAGCTGGTGTATTAGGGCTTGGCCTAAACGGATCAAACTTTTCTTCCTATGGATCTGAAAAAAAAGGTTCTCCTGTGAAAAGCTTTATCCGCTTTTGTGATAATGATGTAGAAATACGCGCACATAGCCCAATCGAGCAGCCTCATGTGATCGGTGTTTTTCACGAAGCATTATATAAAACTGTCGATGTAGTTAGCGGCCTTATGCCGGATGGAATTCTATTAGTCAATTCAATTAGGAGTTTTGATGATATTAAAAAAGATTTGAAATTAGAATATGGCACGTTAGCAATCGTTGATGCATTGCAAATTGCTGTCGAAGAGAAAACAAAAGTAAATACAGCTATGCTCGGGGCGTTATTCCGGATTTGTGACTTCCTTGACCCAGAATCAATGAAGAATGTAATCCGCAGCACATTTGAAAAGAAATATCCACATCTAGTAGAACCAAATATTAGAACCTTTGAACGTGGATATAACGAAGTTCAATTTAAAACATATGAAACACCTGAAGATGCCATTGGAAAGGAATTTTCGCGTCCATTGCCACTACTAGGATATGAAACCCAGGAAATTGGCGGCGTTATTACTGCTCAGGCAAATAGCATTTTGAAGGATCTTAGCGGTTCGAGACAAGGGTTTCTTCCTAAGTTCGAACAAGAACAATGTATTAACTGTGCAGCATGTGATACCGTTTGTCCAGATTATTGTTTTGTATGGGAAGAAGGAGAAGACAAACGGGGAAGAAAGCAAATGTTCCTAAAAGGAATAGATTATCAATACTGCAAAGGCTGTTTGAAGTGTGTTGAAGCTTGTCCAACGGCTGCATTAAGTGAATTGCGAGAATCCATTGGCTATGCTGAATCACACTGGGTCAAACAAAGCTTTCCTTATATAGTAGGAGGTATTTCATAA